One uncultured Caproiciproducens sp. DNA segment encodes these proteins:
- the smpB gene encoding SsrA-binding protein SmpB, which translates to MAKDSLKTLAQNKKAFHDYFVEESMEAGIELCGTEVKSLRKAQVNLKDSWCSIVKGELLINGMHISPYDHGNIFNQDPMRVRRLLMHKREITRLFGLVKQDGYSLIPISVYLKGSMVKVQVGLCKGKKLYDKRADMAAKSAKRDIDRAMKEKNR; encoded by the coding sequence ATGGCAAAAGATAGTTTAAAAACGTTAGCGCAAAATAAAAAAGCCTTTCACGACTATTTCGTAGAGGAAAGCATGGAGGCCGGCATTGAGCTTTGCGGCACTGAGGTGAAATCTCTGCGTAAGGCACAGGTAAACCTCAAGGATTCATGGTGTTCCATTGTAAAAGGCGAGTTGCTGATCAACGGGATGCATATCAGCCCATACGATCACGGGAATATTTTCAATCAGGATCCTATGCGTGTCCGTCGGCTTTTAATGCATAAGCGCGAGATTACGCGATTGTTTGGATTGGTGAAACAGGACGGCTATTCTTTGATCCCAATTTCGGTTTATCTTAAAGGTTCTATGGTTAAGGTGCAGGTTGGTCTGTGCAAGGGTAAAAAACTTTACGACAAGCGTGCCGATATGGCTGCAAAATCTGCGAAGCGTGATATTGACCGGGCCATGAAGGAAAAAAATCGATAA
- the recR gene encoding recombination mediator RecR, which produces MPSYNVAPLSRLIEQFERLPGIGHKSAQRLAYYVLGLSKEGAQNFADAIVDAHEKIHYCKICCNLTDQELCPVCRNDARDKSIICVVEDPRDVIALERTNEFNATYHVLHGAISPLSGVGPDQLCIKELLARVNNDTLKEVIMATNPTVEGEATAMYISRLLKPLGVKVTRLAYGIPVGGDLEYADEVTLTRAIEGRSEI; this is translated from the coding sequence ATGCCATCCTATAATGTGGCGCCTTTATCGCGCCTGATTGAGCAGTTTGAGCGTTTGCCCGGCATTGGGCATAAGAGTGCGCAGAGGCTTGCATATTATGTGCTCGGCCTTTCCAAAGAGGGTGCGCAGAATTTTGCCGATGCAATTGTGGACGCTCATGAAAAGATACATTATTGTAAAATATGCTGCAATCTAACCGACCAGGAGCTTTGTCCCGTCTGCCGCAATGATGCGCGGGACAAATCCATTATCTGTGTTGTGGAGGATCCCCGGGATGTCATTGCGCTGGAGCGCACCAACGAGTTCAACGCCACCTACCATGTACTGCATGGTGCGATTTCTCCGCTCAGCGGAGTCGGCCCGGATCAGCTCTGTATTAAAGAACTTTTGGCGCGGGTAAACAATGATACCTTAAAAGAGGTTATTATGGCTACCAACCCAACGGTGGAGGGCGAGGCGACTGCTATGTATATATCGCGTCTGCTCAAGCCGCTTGGCGTTAAAGTAACGCGTCTTGCTTACGGGATTCCCGTTGGAGGGGATTTAGAGTACGCGGATGAGGTAACACTGACCCGTGCAATTGAAGGGCGCAGTGAAATTTAG
- the dnaX gene encoding DNA polymerase III subunit gamma/tau: MYQVLYRKWRPKVFADVVGQPQVTVTLKNELMAGRIAHAYLFTGSRGTGKTTCAKILAKAVNCLHPIDGDPCGECEICRGADSGSVMDIVEIDAASNNGVDNIRSLREEANFTPAAAKYRVYIIDEVHMLSTGAFNALLKTLEEPPAHVIFILATTEVHKLPATILSRCQRFDFRRIPPKEIADRLTFVTQRENAELDPQAALLIARLADGALRDALSLLDQCLGRSKSITVEVVNETAGLVGREHLFELTDAIKEHNSGAALELIDKLHNSAKDMARLCEELSSHFRNLMLIKTTKDAHNMIVVPDAEYDSLTKQALSTPLPAILHGLNTMQSALERMYRGGDRRIEFEMAMIRLCSPELDSTTDALLRRIEALECGAVIQQPKAALPKRETVKKSEQRIPEKFSGEGQFEEQRSTLEGTLSDPEAVVPKKDMTGLQEDAKHLSEWPEILQILKNYSHAIASAFSGSTAYISGAYVLIDAPNEIAFRLLREPAQRENMRRAIQQVTGKTYNLGPYKSKSDEKASDPLAELAGLAENEGIQVIKK; this comes from the coding sequence ATGTATCAGGTTTTGTACAGAAAGTGGAGGCCAAAGGTGTTTGCCGATGTTGTCGGCCAGCCTCAGGTTACCGTTACGCTGAAAAATGAGCTGATGGCAGGAAGAATCGCCCATGCGTATTTATTTACCGGTTCAAGGGGAACGGGTAAAACCACATGCGCAAAAATTCTGGCAAAAGCGGTGAACTGTCTGCATCCGATAGATGGAGACCCCTGCGGTGAATGTGAAATCTGCCGCGGAGCGGATAGCGGTTCCGTTATGGATATTGTGGAGATTGACGCCGCGAGCAACAATGGTGTGGACAATATTCGTTCTTTGCGGGAAGAGGCTAATTTTACCCCCGCGGCGGCAAAATATAGGGTTTATATTATTGATGAAGTGCACATGCTCTCAACGGGAGCGTTTAATGCCTTATTGAAGACGCTTGAAGAGCCGCCAGCCCATGTTATTTTCATTCTTGCTACAACAGAAGTTCACAAGCTGCCGGCTACCATTTTGTCACGCTGTCAGCGTTTTGATTTTCGCCGTATCCCTCCAAAAGAGATTGCTGATCGGCTTACTTTTGTAACACAGCGGGAGAACGCGGAGCTTGACCCTCAGGCCGCGCTTTTGATTGCCCGCCTTGCCGACGGTGCCTTGCGCGATGCGCTGTCGTTATTGGATCAGTGCCTTGGCCGCAGCAAAAGCATTACGGTTGAAGTTGTAAACGAAACGGCCGGTCTTGTCGGCAGGGAACATCTTTTTGAGCTGACTGATGCTATAAAGGAACACAATTCCGGTGCCGCACTGGAATTAATAGATAAACTGCATAATTCTGCCAAGGATATGGCAAGGCTTTGTGAAGAGCTTTCTTCTCATTTTCGAAATTTGATGCTGATAAAGACCACAAAAGATGCGCACAACATGATTGTTGTACCCGACGCGGAATATGACAGCCTTACAAAGCAGGCGCTGTCCACGCCGTTGCCCGCAATTCTGCACGGACTCAATACCATGCAGTCCGCGCTGGAAAGAATGTACCGCGGCGGAGACCGACGGATTGAATTTGAGATGGCGATGATTCGTTTATGTTCACCGGAGCTGGATTCTACAACCGATGCGCTGCTACGCCGTATTGAAGCGCTTGAGTGCGGAGCAGTCATTCAGCAGCCTAAGGCTGCTTTGCCAAAAAGAGAAACAGTCAAAAAATCTGAGCAAAGAATACCGGAGAAATTTTCCGGTGAAGGACAGTTTGAAGAACAGCGGAGCACCTTGGAGGGAACATTAAGTGATCCGGAGGCGGTTGTGCCTAAAAAGGATATGACCGGTCTTCAGGAAGACGCGAAACATCTTTCCGAATGGCCCGAGATTCTTCAGATTTTGAAGAATTACTCCCATGCCATCGCATCTGCATTCAGCGGTTCTACCGCTTATATAAGCGGAGCGTATGTACTGATTGACGCGCCGAATGAAATTGCATTCCGGCTGCTGCGCGAACCCGCTCAGCGTGAAAATATGCGCCGGGCAATTCAGCAGGTTACCGGTAAAACTTATAATTTAGGCCCTTATAAAAGTAAGAGCGACGAAAAAGCAAGTGATCCGCTTGCTGAATTAGCCGGGCTGGCTGAAAATGAGGGAATTCAAGTAATAAAAAAATAA
- a CDS encoding sigma-70 family RNA polymerase sigma factor — MEDKKIILLMENKPADGLYEIIKKYRSFVAAITGRILHGNEQDVEECINDTFLSVWKAFGSNNHQIVNLKGYLACAARNTAINRYRQLAKRNVIDIDEINIAEENDMLLEFENRNNAIVLQELIAALDEPDREIFIRKYFLFERIKDIAVRMDLDEIHVKNRLYCGKQKLRKQLKERSDLCETV, encoded by the coding sequence TTGGAGGACAAAAAAATTATCTTGCTTATGGAAAATAAACCGGCAGACGGGTTATACGAGATTATCAAGAAATACCGCAGCTTTGTTGCCGCGATCACAGGAAGAATCCTTCACGGCAACGAGCAGGATGTTGAAGAGTGTATCAATGATACATTTCTGTCAGTATGGAAAGCATTTGGCAGCAATAACCATCAGATTGTGAATTTAAAAGGCTACCTTGCCTGTGCAGCGCGGAATACCGCGATAAACCGATACCGTCAGCTAGCTAAACGCAATGTTATTGATATTGACGAAATTAATATTGCTGAGGAAAATGACATGCTGCTTGAATTTGAAAACAGGAATAACGCCATCGTACTGCAGGAGCTGATTGCCGCATTGGACGAACCGGATCGAGAAATTTTTATCCGTAAATATTTCTTGTTTGAAAGAATCAAAGATATCGCTGTAAGAATGGATTTAGACGAAATCCATGTAAAAAACAGGCTTTACTGCGGCAAGCAAAAGTTACGCAAACAGCTTAAAGAAAGGAGTGATCTCTGTGAAACAGTATAA
- a CDS encoding autorepressor SdpR family transcription factor produces the protein MSFPETFKALSDPTRREILSILKDGALPAGEICEHFHMTGATVSHHLSILKNADLVTDRRSGKFIYYELNLSVFEEVLNWFHSFVNKENNNDEK, from the coding sequence GTGTCGTTTCCAGAGACATTCAAAGCGCTTTCCGACCCAACACGCCGGGAAATTCTGAGCATTTTAAAAGACGGCGCACTTCCCGCGGGAGAAATCTGTGAGCATTTTCATATGACGGGAGCAACCGTTTCCCATCATCTGTCAATTTTAAAAAACGCAGATTTAGTGACGGACAGACGTTCGGGAAAATTCATTTATTATGAACTGAATCTGTCGGTTTTCGAAGAGGTACTGAATTGGTTTCACAGTTTTGTAAACAAGGAGAATAACAACGATGAAAAATAA
- a CDS encoding YbaB/EbfC family nucleoid-associated protein, giving the protein MKARLPQGYGGGGGAANLQQLARQAQKIQEDMDQATNELDGKEYSATAGGDAVKATVTGKMEVKSIDIKPEVVDPEDVEMLSDLVLAAVNEALRAAAADKSERMEKISGGINMPGMF; this is encoded by the coding sequence ATGAAAGCAAGATTACCACAGGGATACGGCGGGGGCGGCGGGGCTGCCAATTTGCAGCAGCTTGCACGTCAGGCTCAAAAAATTCAGGAAGATATGGATCAAGCAACAAACGAGCTTGATGGAAAAGAATATTCCGCAACAGCCGGCGGCGATGCCGTAAAAGCAACTGTAACCGGAAAAATGGAAGTAAAATCCATTGATATTAAACCGGAAGTCGTTGATCCGGAGGACGTTGAGATGCTTTCAGATCTTGTTCTTGCCGCAGTCAATGAAGCGCTTCGCGCTGCCGCGGCCGACAAGAGCGAGCGCATGGAGAAAATTTCCGGCGGCATCAACATGCCGGGAATGTTTTAA
- a CDS encoding uracil-DNA glycosylase has product MLDNWEELKSACMECHKCDLCTGRTNVVFGVGNEKASVLFIGEGPGENEDLQGEPFVGRSGQLLDKMLAAVDLDRHTNIYIANIVKCRPPQNRDPLPEEQDMCIDWLRNQVALIHPKIIVCLGRIAAMKIIKPDMKITKEHGIFFERSGVLMMATLHPAALLRNPNNKPAAFDDFIKLRDKIAELGI; this is encoded by the coding sequence TTGCTGGATAACTGGGAAGAATTGAAATCCGCTTGTATGGAATGCCATAAATGTGACCTTTGCACCGGGCGAACCAATGTTGTGTTTGGAGTTGGAAATGAAAAAGCCAGCGTGCTGTTTATTGGGGAGGGTCCCGGCGAAAATGAAGATTTACAGGGAGAACCGTTCGTCGGCAGAAGCGGACAGCTGCTTGATAAAATGCTGGCGGCCGTTGACCTTGACCGGCATACCAATATATATATTGCGAATATCGTCAAATGCAGACCGCCGCAAAACCGTGATCCGCTGCCCGAAGAACAGGACATGTGCATTGACTGGTTACGCAATCAGGTGGCGCTGATCCATCCGAAAATCATTGTTTGTCTTGGCCGTATCGCCGCCATGAAAATCATCAAGCCGGATATGAAAATCACAAAGGAGCACGGGATTTTCTTTGAGAGAAGCGGCGTTCTCATGATGGCTACACTCCACCCCGCCGCGCTTTTGCGCAATCCCAACAACAAGCCTGCCGCATTTGATGATTTCATCAAACTGCGTGACAAAATAGCGGAACTCGGAATATAA
- the pduL gene encoding phosphate propanoyltransferase: MKMIVETSARHIHLTQEDLGTLFGKDVQLTPKKALSQVGQFACAEKVEVVGPKGSLKMSVLGPVRPETQVEVAKTDARTLGIDAPIRMSADLAGTPGCKVIGPKGEITIKQGVIVAKRHAHFTPDQAVEFAVKDGQNIQIKLDYNDRSLIFGDVIARVSKTAGLAVHIDTDEANAAGLPGTVDGEVIL; this comes from the coding sequence TTGAAAATGATCGTAGAAACGTCAGCCCGCCACATCCATCTGACACAGGAAGATTTGGGAACTCTGTTTGGCAAGGATGTTCAGCTGACCCCTAAAAAAGCATTATCACAGGTAGGCCAATTTGCCTGCGCTGAAAAAGTAGAAGTCGTCGGCCCTAAGGGCTCCCTGAAAATGTCCGTTCTTGGACCCGTTCGTCCTGAAACACAGGTTGAAGTCGCAAAAACCGACGCCCGCACGCTCGGAATTGACGCTCCTATCCGTATGTCCGCCGACCTTGCCGGAACACCTGGCTGCAAAGTCATTGGGCCAAAGGGCGAAATTACAATAAAACAGGGTGTGATTGTTGCGAAACGTCATGCTCACTTTACGCCGGATCAGGCGGTTGAATTTGCTGTGAAAGACGGCCAGAATATTCAGATTAAATTGGATTATAATGATCGTTCGCTGATTTTCGGTGACGTGATTGCCAGAGTCAGCAAAACAGCGGGACTTGCCGTTCATATTGATACAGATGAAGCCAATGCGGCGGGACTTCCCGGCACGGTTGACGGCGAAGTGATTCTTTAA
- a CDS encoding SdpI family protein, whose translation MKNKFGKYIYWMIAVFPIILSAAFYSRLPEVMPTHWDISGNPNGYSPRFFAAFGIPAILLVCTVLVNFSISADPNKQNIDRSPQMKFISKWLIVIIANVAQGAVIAKAIHQNFNISILITVLVGIVIVVFGNYLPKCKPNYTIGIKLPWTLASEDNWRKTHRFAGFVWIIGGILIAVSAFVATKWLMIGTIILLTVIPTVYSYCIYQKDKS comes from the coding sequence ATGAAAAATAAATTCGGAAAATACATATATTGGATGATTGCGGTGTTCCCAATCATCCTTTCGGCCGCTTTCTATTCCAGGCTGCCGGAGGTAATGCCTACGCACTGGGATATATCGGGTAATCCGAACGGCTATTCCCCCCGCTTTTTTGCCGCATTCGGAATTCCCGCAATTCTTTTGGTTTGTACGGTGTTAGTTAATTTCAGTATTTCAGCCGACCCTAACAAGCAGAATATCGACCGGTCTCCGCAAATGAAATTCATCAGCAAATGGCTGATTGTGATCATTGCCAACGTGGCACAAGGTGCTGTAATTGCAAAGGCAATTCATCAAAACTTTAATATCAGCATTCTGATTACCGTCCTTGTCGGTATTGTTATTGTCGTCTTCGGCAACTATCTACCAAAGTGCAAACCGAACTATACCATCGGAATTAAGCTGCCATGGACATTGGCAAGCGAAGATAACTGGAGAAAAACACACCGTTTCGCCGGTTTTGTGTGGATTATCGGGGGAATTCTGATTGCCGTCTCAGCGTTTGTGGCAACCAAATGGCTGATGATCGGTACAATTATCCTGCTAACCGTCATACCTACCGTATATTCCTACTGTATTTATCAAAAAGACAAAAGCTGA
- a CDS encoding DUF4179 domain-containing protein, producing MKQYNTNFLRCFEEIEVERSPSTKKETDDTFRNVMKRAGLKRKTTGMKKGGRIFLIAAAIAACGVVTVAAYAFSTGDLFRSFFESNNHNGINGENPTVSLTESQVKVLDKSGTALNQSVTNNGTTITVKAAVCDQSNAYILLDIIAPEGTKLNRDDYDFEHTYTVLDLNDVHNSFSREQKLSVLKDENPNDNKKSFVVHMGCSGFDMRNRKLQLTLGNLSTVREGKAVEFFNNVIEGTWRFDPITLKSSISSKELTVNKVTHFKESVNPGASAKVRTEATKITYQCTVKSISLSSFSATVNFSGEEVKTKGDSLRVPDVLTIRLKDGTDTVINYPSGGGSEGKDSDNVWRFDTPIDFNNVTSVTLGDLTIPIS from the coding sequence GTGAAACAGTATAATACGAATTTTCTAAGGTGCTTTGAAGAGATAGAGGTTGAACGATCCCCGTCAACGAAAAAAGAAACTGATGATACGTTTCGGAACGTGATGAAAAGGGCCGGATTGAAAAGAAAAACGACGGGTATGAAAAAAGGTGGGAGGATTTTTCTGATTGCGGCGGCCATAGCAGCTTGCGGCGTCGTGACCGTGGCCGCTTACGCGTTCAGCACCGGAGATTTATTTAGGAGCTTTTTTGAAAGCAACAACCATAACGGAATCAACGGAGAAAACCCGACTGTCAGCCTGACTGAAAGTCAGGTAAAAGTGCTGGATAAATCGGGAACGGCGCTGAACCAAAGTGTAACGAACAACGGCACGACTATTACCGTAAAAGCAGCAGTCTGCGACCAAAGTAACGCCTATATCCTCCTGGACATAATCGCTCCTGAAGGAACAAAACTAAACCGCGACGATTATGACTTTGAACATACTTATACGGTTTTGGATTTAAACGACGTGCATAACAGTTTCAGCCGTGAACAAAAATTAAGCGTACTGAAAGATGAAAACCCCAACGACAACAAAAAGTCCTTTGTAGTGCACATGGGTTGCAGTGGGTTCGATATGCGAAACAGAAAACTGCAATTAACGCTCGGCAATCTTTCTACCGTACGAGAAGGAAAAGCTGTTGAATTTTTCAATAACGTGATCGAAGGAACGTGGAGATTTGACCCGATCACGCTGAAAAGCAGCATCAGTTCAAAAGAACTGACGGTGAATAAGGTGACGCACTTCAAAGAGTCCGTCAATCCCGGAGCGTCCGCTAAAGTTCGCACCGAAGCCACCAAAATTACCTATCAATGCACGGTAAAATCCATCAGTCTCTCTTCCTTTTCGGCAACTGTCAATTTTTCAGGGGAGGAGGTAAAAACAAAAGGGGACAGTTTACGAGTGCCTGATGTTTTAACAATACGTCTTAAAGACGGTACGGATACAGTTATAAACTATCCATCGGGAGGAGGGTCAGAAGGAAAAGATTCCGACAATGTTTGGCGGTTTGATACGCCGATTGACTTCAACAACGTTACTTCCGTCACATTGGGCGACCTTACTATCCCGATTTCCTGA